The window GAGATCAGCAAAGTAATCGAGAATCGAAACCACATCATCCGACCCAAGCTCCATCTTCATCGCGCGTTTCCCGATCCAGGTTCCATGACAAAAGGAAAACGCCTATCATGCCAAAAAGAGAACTGCCGCGCTAGCCTAGTTTGCCCAAAGTGCGCGCCGGCCGTGCCATCCAACAAGCCGCCAGATGTGACGCTGGCAACAATATCCTCTTGGTGATCTTGATAAAAACTGCCAAGTACCAATCCGCACACTGGTCCAGCAAAACGAACCATGAGGTTACCGTTCTCCATCGACATCACTTTGAAATCTGGCGGTTGCATCACCACAGCTTTTAACGTTTCGTGAAACGCCTCCTCGTCAAGCTGTGACGCCGAATCTGAAAAGACTGTGGTACCGCAGGAGTAGACCACGAATGCTCTACTCTCATTGGTGTAGGCTTTCATGCGTTCTAGGATTTCGTTGACATCTTCAACGGTATTCGGTTCCCATGATGGTTTCGGGATGTTCATTTCTTTGTCTCACATTCTGCGTAATCATCGCAGAGATGGCAAATCTCAACTCCGCTCTGATGAAAGCAACAGACCCCTCGCTGTCCTCTGCCCATTTCACGGGCCATGCCTGACATCTGAAAATGTTTGCAGGTTAGACATGCTTTTAGCACTACATCATCGTGAAGAACTTGGCGACCAAGCGTGCGAACAAACTTGCCTACATTGGTCGCCAGATCATTGTCACTTTCGATGCAGTATGTCTTGCCCTCAATTTCCCATTCCAACGTCTCACCAACTAATCGCCACTGACCAGAATAAGACGTGTCATTGCTGTGGATTGAAAGTGGGTGGGATTCGGTCATCTACGATGTCTTGGCCTTTTCGGTGGAACAAACTCGCTTGGCCGAATGTAATTCGGTAGTTAAAGGCCGTCCATCCTGGATTTGTTAAGTATCTGGAGAAGGTATCTGGATCTGCACCGGTGCTGTCGAGAGCCGTATCTACCAATAGGTTGTCTACGATTCGGTAGCCAACAAGAGCTTGAGCAAAAAGCCCAAGCCGCCGCCATCAGGCGTGCCGCCCCATGAAAAGAACACAGCAAGCCGTGGAACCCTGCCCAACCGGCCAAGCTGCAACCCTTCAAACCGGCACAGCCTGCGAAGATCACGATGCAGAAGCCAACGGGTCACTCAAGCTGAGTTCTCATCGAATGTTTCAGGCGAGAGAACGGTGTATTCAACTGAATCCTTCCCTTTGCTGATGTAGTATCTGCCGCAAACATCGCAAACGACTACACTCGTTGCTGCCGTTTCAAGCAAATCTTCCGCACTCGATGGTGCAGCATCTATTGCATCGAAAACGGATTCCATGTCTCGATCCGAGATCAACGAGTATTCGTTTGGACACGGCACTGGCGACAGGTCAATCACGTTCCCGCACTTACAAGCTAGATTTGGCATTCTAAATCACCCTACTGCGGACGTGTGAACCACGTCAACACTCCGTTATTCTCAAACACCACCTGCTGGATCGCCTGCGCTCGATTCGATGTCTTGCCCCAAACTCGTGCAACAGTTTCACACATTACCCGTTCCGAGACATTGCCACGGATCGCAACTATTGGAGCTTGGGTTCCCTTGCGTTCGATTGCACGAGAAATCGACTTTGAATTGACCTGCTGAGGCGTGAATACGTCCACCCGGCCTAATCCAGAAATCTCAAGGTCCGCAGTTCGCACACCTTGGATTCCACGTTGCGATGCGGTCTGCAATCCTCTTGCATCGTAGCCATGCCGTGTGAAGACGTTGGCGACTGCGATCTCGTCTGCATCAAGGGTCGCACCAGCATCCATTGTTAGCCGGCCCTGACGTTGGATGAGACTTCTGTTTGGGGCAACAACATCAACACGGTTGAATAGTCCAACTGTAGCAATGGAAAGGGCATCGTTAAAGGCTATCCATCCTGGATTTGTTAAGTATCTTGAGAAGGCATCTGGATCTGCACCGGTGCTGCCATTGAGGCTAAGGGAAGTCGACTGGGTTAGTGTCAGCGTAAAGCCGGCGCCTAAGATACAATCCATCAGCAAAGCAAGAGGTTACCTGCCGGCGGTCGGGGTTACGTCACCATGCAGGCGTTGGCTACAGAAGGTGCGGTAGGTCCAGTTGTCGTTGGTGGAGTGACCTACGATGTGTTTTTCGATTGGGAGTAATTCAAGTGACGGAAGCTGATGCGATCGACATTGCAGTGAAGCACGCCGAACAGCAAGGCTGGCTTTGGCTTGAGCCGGTCGAGTGCAAACGGCGAAAACGTTGGCTATCCAATGCTGTCTATGTGATTCGCACGAATGCAGACAAACGTGGAGCCAACGTTGTGCTGACGATTGATGCGGTGGATGGAAAAATAAGAGAAGCACGCTTCCTCAGCCGGTAGCGTTCGGTTTCAAGCACTTGTTCACTGCCGAATCCCGTGGCAACAGGTTCACCTTCGATAGCATGGTCACGGCTTGCTACTGGCAACAAATGTTTGGCTTCTCGATTTTCATTCGGCATAATGGGTGGTAACTTCGATCTGCGGATGAAGGTGTAGGCATTGCACTGGAAAATCTGCGGCACCCCCCCCTCCCCTGCATAACGAATGGAAGTCCTATGGCAGTCGATTACAGGAACCTTAGCAAACACGATTTTGGCGACGACGAACATAGTTACCTAGGGCCAACAGCCACCGTTGATATCGACGGGCGTGTGGTAGCGCTCACTTTCGAGGAAGATTTGGTCTCGGACGAAACGGTCGACCTCTTCCGCCGATTGGCTCAAGGTTGGCTGGACAACATGCCCGCCATCTGCGCTGCCACGCAGCGGCACTTGCAAGTGCTGGGGCCTGATCACGAAGTCGAAGCGGGCGAGCTTGAGTTGTACGACATCACGCTTGGCTTCGAAGAAGGAACAGAAGCCCCCAGCGGAGTCTTTTTCAACTACCAACTGGAAGACGAACTCGATAGCGATCTTTGCCTTGAATTTCCCATCGAGCAATTTCAAGTCGATTGGACGAAACCGATTATTGTGGAAGATGATTTCGATTAGCGAACGTTGACTCTGGGGAACCGATCCACCGGAAGGTTGCGACGGCGCGGCCTTGCGAGGTTTTCCATTGGTCTTGGAACATGCCGCTCCCTTTGCGCCCCGTTTTCAGCAGCTTGCTGAACTGCCACTGGGGGCTACGATTGGCGTGCGCAACGATTGCCGGATGGCTGCCGCTGATGGTGATCAGTTCCGCCCCATCGTCTGCTAACAACTGAGCCACGCCATCGAGCATCGCGCTGCCTACGCCAACGCCTTGAAAGCTAGGTAGCGTTACCAAACGCGATATGCGAAAACGTTTTCGGTGGAAGTGATTCAGCACCGCGACCAGCGCCGCCGGTTGGTCTTCTAGCATGCCCACAAAACAACGGGCACACGGATTAAGCTGGCCATCTAAATAGTGATGCGGCGCAAACAAGGGCCACGCGTCACGACTGGCGGCGTAGATACGTAAGTCAAGTCGCGGTTGCCGAAGACACCTCCAAGTCAGCTCGCCCCGGTTCATATCCAACACCCAATCAGGCCGCAGCCAGGGGATCACATCTTGGTGACAAGTTACTGCCACAAACTGGCAACCAATTTGCCCCCGCTCGATTCCCTTCCGCAAGGCCAGCGAACCGAAGCGAGCGGTTTCGCGATCGACCACGCTCGAGTATTCGTCGAACGCTACGACCGGCTGGCCCCTTACTATGCTGCGGGCCAAGTCGGCGCGGAATTTCTCGCCGGTTGACAGAACATGGTACGGTTTGCACCACGTTGGCGGCGAA of the Bremerella cremea genome contains:
- a CDS encoding GNAT family N-acetyltransferase, translating into MPIVDAVVACPVHDSFRVQAVAGMFDVPLAEKTSRQFSVELPSADQAWQVGMIVGESGSGKSTVAQAAYGNQLVRSFRWPREAALVDGFPSRLTAREVVRTLTSVGLSSPPTWCKPYHVLSTGEKFRADLARSIVRGQPVVAFDEYSSVVDRETARFGSLALRKGIERGQIGCQFVAVTCHQDVIPWLRPDWVLDMNRGELTWRCLRQPRLDLRIYAASRDAWPLFAPHHYLDGQLNPCARCFVGMLEDQPAALVAVLNHFHRKRFRISRLVTLPSFQGVGVGSAMLDGVAQLLADDGAELITISGSHPAIVAHANRSPQWQFSKLLKTGRKGSGMFQDQWKTSQGRAVATFRWIGSPESTFANRNHLPQ